CCGTGACGAACTCGCCGTCGTCGATCCGGAGGTCGACGTCTTCGACCGCGGTGACGTCGTCGAACCGAACCGTGACGTCCGCGAGGTCGATCACGCCGCATCACCGAGCAGGGCGCCCTGCGCTAAGGCCGTCCGGAGGCGGTCCCACATCTCGGCTCGGTGCCAGCCCCAGCCGCGTTCGCGGACGGCGTCGCTGGTACCGAAGTCGGCCGCTGCGCAAGCGAACGTTCGCCGAATTCGCTCCGGCGGGTCGTCGCTCTCCGCGGCGATCCGCTCGGCCGCCGGGCCGGGATCGCGACGCGCCGCGGCCCAGCCGCCGGTCGTCCCCGCGAGGACGTTCCCAATCTCCCGCGCCCGCTCGTCGAGCGTCCGCTTGTGGGCGATGATCGTCGGCCCGTAGATCGGGAAGTGATCGGTGACCGGCAGCACGTCGACGGTCGCTCCCTCTCGCTCGAGCTCTCGCGGATCGGCGATCGAGCCGGTCACGACGTCGGCCTCGCCCCGACGGAGGGCGTCGCGCTCCTCGCCGTTCGTATCGACGACCGCGACATCCTCGTCGAACGTTATCTGCGAGAGAAAGAGTCGTCCGAGTAGGCGCGTCTCGGCGTTCGGCGGCATGCCGACTCGTCGGCCCTCGAGCTGATCGACGCTTCGCAGGGGCTCGCCGAACGCCTCGCGGACGGTGTAGAGGACGGTCATCGCCCGCTGGTAGAGCGGCGCGACCGGGACGATCGGCTCGCCGGCCTCGCGGGCGCGGACGACCGTCGCGGCGCCGGCGAGGGCCAACTCCGCCGTTCCCGAGACGACGCGCTCGAGCGCTCGCCGGGAGCCGTCGCGGTGCTCGAGCCGGACGTCGACCCCGAACGCGTCGTACCACTCGGCCGCGATCGCCGCGTAGATCGGGACGTGGAGGGCGTTCGGCCGCCAGTTCAGCGCGAATTCGATCGGCGAGTCGGACGGCGCCGCCGCCTCGGCCCGCGGTTCCGTCGCCGCGCCGCCGCGGAAGCTCTCGGCGAGTTCGAGCAGCGCCCGTGCGTGACTCTCGTAGGTCGTTTCGATCGTCGGCTCGATGCCGGCGGCCGGTCGCCACGCGGTCCGCGGTCGACCGCCGGACGCGGCCGCGCTGACGGTCGTCCGCTCGACCAGGTCGCGGGCCTCGAGTCG
Above is a genomic segment from Haloterrigena salifodinae containing:
- a CDS encoding ABC transporter substrate-binding protein, which encodes MRTRSVWVLDDEDDPIVDSIAAGIGRTPARLLAYLLLRAERETDLTTNVHLQIGTGTNRTTISEAMARLEARDLVERTTVSAAASGGRPRTAWRPAAGIEPTIETTYESHARALLELAESFRGGAATEPRAEAAAPSDSPIEFALNWRPNALHVPIYAAIAAEWYDAFGVDVRLEHRDGSRRALERVVSGTAELALAGAATVVRAREAGEPIVPVAPLYQRAMTVLYTVREAFGEPLRSVDQLEGRRVGMPPNAETRLLGRLFLSQITFDEDVAVVDTNGEERDALRRGEADVVTGSIADPRELEREGATVDVLPVTDHFPIYGPTIIAHKRTLDERAREIGNVLAGTTGGWAAARRDPGPAAERIAAESDDPPERIRRTFACAAADFGTSDAVRERGWGWHRAEMWDRLRTALAQGALLGDAA